A window of Malania oleifera isolate guangnan ecotype guangnan chromosome 5, ASM2987363v1, whole genome shotgun sequence contains these coding sequences:
- the LOC131156579 gene encoding expansin-like A2: protein MDFFFLCSFLLLAISPATACDRCIHQSNAAFYTSSAPLNYGACGYGSLASNLSGGLLAGSGPSLFDNGAGCGACLQVRCTNKTLCRPGGTTVVLFDRNANTQTDLVLSDAAFAALAMEGKDREVLKQGIVDVEYRKVPCKYKRNLAVRVEEITNKPNFLALNFLYQGGQTEIVAVEIAEVNDSSNWQFMSRNYGAVWSTNKIPPGALQLRLSVIAGYDEKWIWAQRVVLPADWTIGTIYDTGVQITDIALEGCSPCGDDPWT, encoded by the exons ATGGATTTCTTCTTCCTTTGCTCCTTCTTGCTTCTCGCGATCTCCCCTGCAACTGCCTGCGACAGATGCATACACCAAAGCAACGCTGCGTTTTACACCAGCTCTGCTCCTCTCAACT ATGGGGCTTGTGGGTATGGTTCCCTAGCTTCAAACCTCAGTGGAGGACTCCTCGCAGGTAGTGGCCCTTCCCTCTTCGACAATGGAGCCGGTTGTGGCGCATGCTTGCAG GTGAGGTGCACGAACAAGACTTTGTGCAGACCAGGAGGCACCACAGTTGTTCTATTTGATCGTAATGCCAATACCCAGACAGATTTGGTTCTCAGCGACGCGGCATTTGCAGCCTTGGCGATGGAGGGCAAGGATCGTGAGGTTTTGAAACAGGGTATCGTGGACGTGGAATACAGAAA GGTACCTTGTAAATACAAAAGGAACTTAGCTGTGCGTGTGGAAGAAATTACCAATAAGCCAAACTTTTTAGCACTAAACTTTTTGTACCAAGGCGGCCAAACAGAGATAGTCGCTGTTGAAATAGCTGAG GTTAATGATTCATCTAATTGGCAATTCATGAGCCGAAACTATGGGGCAGTGTGGTCAACAAATAAGATTCCACCTGGGGCATTGCAACTTCGATTGAGTGTGATAGCAGGATACGATGAAAAGTGGATATGGGCACAAAGAGTTGTGCTTCCTGCTGATTGGACAATAGGGACAATCTATGACACGGGAGTTCAAATCACTGATATTGCACTGGAAGGTTGTTCTCCATGCGGCGATGACCCCTGGACATGA